Genomic segment of Pochonia chlamydosporia 170 chromosome 1, whole genome shotgun sequence:
ATATGCAGTTCAAACCACATGCATCATAATCTTGTCCCTAAAGATATAGCCATTCGAAGTCGCATCAGAGCTATCAACCCAGCAGAAGCCAGAGAAAGTGATCCTGCGTAGTACATCGCAGGCCGATATGCTTCCAATCCTGCCTTTTCGCCGCCGTACGCGTTTAACAGATATCCGGCAATTGGTGCTCCCTGTAGCAAAATCATCAGCCCGACTGACACGATCAACATCATTAAATTGTAAAAACACACCATAAGATACCCTCCACCCCAGCCCGTCACAATCATCCCAAGAGCAACGGCTACTCTCACAGACCCAAACACATTCCCCACAGCAGTAGGTATGGTTGCAAAAAATCCTCCATTGGCTGTACCATTCAGAACCGTGAAAACGGCCAAAGGCGCGAGGGTTGTGGAAGTTGGCCACAGAACCAGCATCCCCAACGAGCTTACTACAAGACTGCCAAATAGAGTGTTCAGCGGACCGAGCTTGTCTGAGACAAATCCGCACAAGATACGTCCAGCTGCGgaggagaagttgaagccTGCCAGAAGTGCTGCCCCTGTATTTGGAGACAAGCCAAGTGAGTGACTGTATAACGGAAGAAAGAATGGCGGCACCAAGAGCGGAAACGTTGCAATCGCGCCAGCAACAAATATTAGCGCAAACCTCGTGTCCTTGAATAGACTCCAATCGACAAAGCCGATAGTAGGGACCCTTATTCGTTCCTTGATCATCCACGCAGCCGGCATTCCTGTAGCCAAAGTGGCCAAAGCCATGATTCTGTATGTCCAGGCCACTCCGACGTGTTGGATCAAGACGCCCTGCATGATGGTGACGGTAGCGCCTCCGAGACCACCGCCAGCAAAAACAATCCCATTGGCTAATCCACGCTTCTGTTTGAAGTATTGTGCCGGCGTGACGGAGCACGTTGTAAAGCAGAGACTCATCCCACAGCCTAGCATGGCGCCGGCTGTGACGAACAGACCAGCTAGATTAGTAACTGTAAAACTACTAGTCAACTGCGCGAGGAAGATAACGCCGATGCCTATCATGGCGGTCGAGCGCGCGCCGATTATACGAACAATCCGCGAattgatgatggccatggcGCTGATGATTGTCGGTGGGATAGAGCCAATAAAAGAAAGTGTCGACGCTGAAGATAAGCCTGATTCGACAAAAGCTGCTTGAGTGACTCCCCAGCTGTAGTTAACGCCTGTGAACCAAAACGAAACAACGGCACATGCAACAATGACGATCCATCCTGGTCCGCCGTCAGGGACTGTACTATCAGCTAGCCGGGATGCTTCCAGGACATTGTCGATAGCCTCATCAACGGAGAGAATAGTGTCATTTGTGTTTAGGGCGGCTGCTCGATGCGAGAGACTTCCATCGCTAGGCGATAGTTCCGCCTGTGTTTGAGTAGCTCCAGATGTCGCCATGCTAGCACGtcggtgttgatggttaCTATGCGAGGTTTTCTCCCTTAATTATAGCATATTTCGGACAATTAGAGAGGGAAATTCCTTCAGACACTGAGTTTTAATATCGGAGTTTCGCTGACATATCTCTTGTCATTCTTGGGAAGTTGGGCTTGACAGAAGAACTTTGAGTACTTACACGCCAAACGTGTTGACGTTGAACCTTTTATGCTTGTTTGATGATCAATCTGACCATCTGAAAGAAATAATAATACAGAAATGACTTGGATCAGTGGATCTGTTCCCCACGAGAGTTACTCGCCTACGCCATACGCCCTACGCCCTACGCCCTACGCCCTACGCACTTGTCTATTTGAGTCCTTCGGCGCGGAATGCTTGGAAAAACAATGACTGTGAAGTTTGACATTAGTCCTGTAAACTGAGGAGCCTGAAGTGGGCCCGTGAAGCCACGAGGCGGAAACGGTGATCAACTGACTAGAGTCTGtggaaaacaccagacatttaCCCATACCCAAAAATACATCAACACACCTCCATATGCTGTAGTACATGACGCGATATTCCATGCCGTTGATTTGGCTTTCCTATGCAGCTGCAGTCCCTTTAATAGTCTAAGTAATTGCCGTAGTAAGTTTGTAACTTGCTATTATTCTCCACAAGTATCTCCGATTATCGTCATGACCAGTTACTATGggtcaactttgccatggcaCGTTGCAAGCGTCCAATGGAATGTGGATTGAATCTTTAGAGACTAGAGAGTCTAGTGGCATGCCTGTATATTTCGTTGTAATAATATAATTACAGGTAATAGGAGCCATGGTGATTAGCAGTCTCCAGTGCTC
This window contains:
- a CDS encoding monocarboxylate permease (similar to Colletotrichum gloeosporioides Nara gc5 XP_007274610.1), with amino-acid sequence MATSGATQTQAELSPSDGSLSHRAAALNTNDTILSVDEAIDNVLEASRLADSTVPDGGPGWIVIVACAVVSFWFTGVNYSWGVTQAAFVESGLSSASTLSFIGSIPPTIISAMAIINSRIVRIIGARSTAMIGIGVIFLAQLTSSFTVTNLAGLFVTAGAMLGCGMSLCFTTCSVTPAQYFKQKRGLANGIVFAGGGLGGATVTIMQGVLIQHVGVAWTYRIMALATLATGMPAAWMIKERIRVPTIGFVDWSLFKDTRFALIFVAGAIATFPLLVPPFFLPLYSHSLGLSPNTGAALLAGFNFSSAAGRILCGFVSDKLGPLNTLFGSLVVSSLGMLVLWPTSTTLAPLAVFTVLNGTANGGFFATIPTAVGNVFGSVRVAVALGMIVTGWGGGYLMGAPIAGYLLNAYGGEKAGLEAYRPAMYYAGSLSLASAGLIALMRLRMAISLGTRL